ATTGCAGAAGATATGGCACTAACAGGAAAACCTAAAGCTCCTCCAATATCTTCTGCGATAGGTAGATTATCTACAAATCTGATAGGTTTTCGTTGAAAGTCGTAAACATGAGTCGGCATAATTAGCACCCCAACACTTTTCTTGTTATTCCCCACCAATGTAACCTATCTTTATAGCCATTAAGTCCGCCGTTAATTCTTCTTGTTATCTGTTGAAATGCCTCAATATTATGTTTATCGGCAATAACATTAAGTTTTCTGCTATTCCAGTACCAACCTGCGATACGAGGTGCATTATCTGGGGTCGCCGCCAATTCTGGTCGGTTTATCAGGTCAAGTCCCAATTCTCGCCCTGCCACACCATAGTTATGCCTTCCAGTTAACTGTATTAGTCCCCTGCCTTTGAACCGTTTACCGTCCCCTGCATAGATATTGCCTAAGTCTTTACGCCATTCATAAGCCTGTCCAGATGCCAATTCCTGATTCCATTGCATACCACCCGACTCATGAAATATCTGAGCAAGAAAAGTAGATTGTCGTTTACAAGTGTCTATTTTAAATTCTGCAAAAGTCTTGTTAAGTCCATCAATATATTTTTCTGCCAATATCTTGTTAATTCCCATTTTTAGTAATTTATCCAAAGGCAGTCGGCGAAATAAATCATCAGGTAAATTGTTAGTGTCAAGATGTGGGATAAATAGCCATGCTGGACTCTTAATGAGGTCAGATGATACAATTTGAAGATGCTGTGCTTTATGGTCTAAAATTTCTGATACTGATACTAAAGTCTCTGGCTTTAAGAACTGTTTTTCATTATAGGTGACGTTGCTAGAGTCTTTGGGTTCTTTGGTAAACTTTGCTATAGTAGGTAATGTTACTCTTATCGTATGTGCCATAGTATTATGTTTAA
This portion of the Geminocystis sp. NIES-3709 genome encodes:
- a CDS encoding glycoside hydrolase family 19 protein, with the translated sequence MAHTIRVTLPTIAKFTKEPKDSSNVTYNEKQFLKPETLVSVSEILDHKAQHLQIVSSDLIKSPAWLFIPHLDTNNLPDDLFRRLPLDKLLKMGINKILAEKYIDGLNKTFAEFKIDTCKRQSTFLAQIFHESGGMQWNQELASGQAYEWRKDLGNIYAGDGKRFKGRGLIQLTGRHNYGVAGRELGLDLINRPELAATPDNAPRIAGWYWNSRKLNVIADKHNIEAFQQITRRINGGLNGYKDRLHWWGITRKVLGC